A stretch of Vulpes vulpes isolate BD-2025 chromosome 4, VulVul3, whole genome shotgun sequence DNA encodes these proteins:
- the HNRNPDL gene encoding heterogeneous nuclear ribonucleoprotein D-like gives MEVPPRLSHVPPPLFPSAPATLASRSLSHWRPRAPRQLAPLLPSLASSSARQGARRAQRHVTAQQPSRLAGGAAIKGGRRRRPDLFRRHFKSSSIQRSAAAAAATRTARQHPPADNSATMEDMNEYSNIEEFAEGSKINASKNQQDDGKMFIGGLSWDTSKKDLTEYLSRFGEVVDCTIKTDPVTGRSRGFGFVLFKDAASVDKVLELKEHKLDGKLIDPKRAKALKGKEPPKKVFVGGLSPDTSEEQIKEYFGAFGEIENIELPMDTKTNERRGFCFITYTDEEPVKKLLESRYHQIGSGKCEIKVAQPKEVYRQQQQQQKGGRGAAAGGRGGTRGRGRGQGQNWNQGFNNYYDQGYGNYNSAYGGDQNYSGYGGYDYTGYNYGNYGYGQGYADYSGQQSTYGKASRGGGNHQNNYQPY, from the exons ATGGAGGTCCCGCCCCGGCTTTCCCATGTGCCGCCGCCATTGTTCCCCTCCGCTCCCGCTACTTTAGCCTCCCGCAGCCTTTCCCATTGGCGGCCGCGGGCGCCGCGGCAGCTCGCCCCGCTCCTCCCTTCGCTCGCTTCCAGCTCGGCCCGGCAGGGGGCGCGCCGGGCCCAACGCCACGTCACCGCCCAGCAGCCCTCCCGATTGGCGGGCGGGGCGGCTATAAAGGGAGGGCGCAGGCGGCGCCCGGATCTCTTCCGCCGCCATTTTAAATCCAGCTCCATACAACGCtccgccgccgctgctgccgcGACCCGGACTGCGCGCCAGCACCCCCCGGCCGACAACTCCGCCACCATGGAGGACATGAACGAGTACAGCAACATAGAGGAATTCGCAGAGGGATCCAAGATCAACGCGAGCAAGAATCAGCAGGATGACGG TAAAATGTTTATTGGAGGCTTGAGCTGGGATACAAGCAAGAAAGATCTGACTGAATATTTGTCTCGATTTGGGGAAGTTGTAGACTGTACAATTAAAACAGATCCAGTGACTGGAAGATCAAGAGGATTTGGATTTGTGCTTTTCAAAGATGCTGCTAGTGTTGATAAG GTTTTGGAACTGAAAGAACACAAACTGGATGGCAAGTTGATAGACCCCAAAAGGGCCAAAGCTTTAAAAGGGAAAGAACCCCCAAAAAAGGTTTTTGTGGGTGGATTGAGCCCAGATACTTCCGAAGaacaaattaaagaatattttggagCCTTTGGAGAG ATTGAAAATATTGAACTTCCCATGGATACAAAAACAAACGAAAGaagaggattttgttttattacctATACAGACGAAGAGCCAGTAAAGAAATTGTTAGAAAGCAGATATCATCAAATTGGTTCTGGGAAG TGTGAAATCAAAGTTGCACAACCCAAAGAGGTATATAggcagcaacagcaacaacaaaaaggaggaagaggtgcTGCAGCTGGTGGACGAGGTGGTACTAGGGGTCGTGGACGAG GTCAGGGCCAAAACTGGAACCAAGGATTTAATAACTATTATGATCAAGGATATGGAAATTACAATAGTGCCTATGGTGGTGATCAAAACTATAGTGGCTATGGCGGCTATGATTATACTGGGTATAACTATGGGAACTATGGATATGGACAGGGATATGCAGACTACAGTG gCCAACAGAGCACTTACGGCAAGGCGTCTAGAGGGGGTGGCAATCACCAAAACAATTACCAGCCATACTAA